One Setaria viridis chromosome 7, Setaria_viridis_v4.0, whole genome shotgun sequence genomic region harbors:
- the LOC117863852 gene encoding protein FAR1-RELATED SEQUENCE 5 isoform X1 encodes MEERCAKSSPLLPAQTMTERNLKYYQEMSGTNGESGMHQGNESANRESYSLVVSARNKVREPRKEAEKESEMAMNTRKGDTDLEERYGIMLAPEHEAGEHVNLTTEDSLQQSPIFLWNDTETNRRSEIQALETGDTFVQELDQENGNAILNGDEDLNECQKDQAEAEADGDEDYMFPSPEEMEKARPPEVGMVFPTLQDAHRFISVYGQVTGFAVIKGTNYKHKKITFVCNKSRKAKETDTRQRKRRRDAVEHTQCRMKMTVKLVADRWEVTAAMNEHNHPLWCSPLLTRFFMSHKDMSEEERHFSRILQESRIKPTKIMEIFRKLQGRLKNIPARKVDSNNLKQSDRLMKTRNTDIGSTLEHVRRLQKEQPGFYYAMKTDEDSTIRSIFWTDARARLDYALYGDFIHFNTTCRTNAYHMPFASLIGINGHGKPTVFGWALLENDEAETFSWLFRTFLDVMDGKKPSIIMTHQDSAIQKSIAEVFPTVFHRFSMWHVMREAAAEFGGFMVNRPGMEADLTRLVTNSLTTEEFENDWKTMLEKYAAELNAHLKHMYWTRSMWVPVYFKHVFCPFIRSSGSCENTNSIFKDYVLQEDTIETFIRQYNIFQESVSTDRFESTRQKPKYCTRQPIERHAAEIYTMGLFLKFQKELLDASAFNVFKKERDRIYMVKRMLDYEDSEFLHYTFSVEVDMKNKTFNCICLKFERDGILCCHVLRLFTQFGINEIPEHYIKQRWTKKFREQELQKLCTEKTGSTASQNARYAVLMNRTAEIGATVSKDPKQSQVFLEELERIQQKLSSGAS; translated from the exons atggaggAGAGATGTGCAAAATCAAGCCCCTTGCTGCCTGCTCAAACTATGACCGAGAGGAATTTGAAATATTACCAG GAAATGAGTGGTACGAATGGAGAATCGGGTATGCATCAAGGGAATGAATCAGCAAATAGAGAATCTTATAGCCTCGTGGTATCTGCTAGGAATAAG GTCCGTGAACCACGAAAGGAAGCAGAAAAGGAATCAGAAATGGCAATG AATACAAGAAAAGGGGATACAGATTTGGAAGAAAgatatggaatcatgcttgcTCCTGAACATGAGGCTGGAGAACATGTAAATCTTACAACTGAAGATAGCTTGCAG CAGTCACCTATTTTCCTGTGGAATGATACTGAAACGAACAGGCGATCAGAAATACAGGCCCTGGAAACTGGTGACACATTTGTTCAG GAACTGGACCAAGAGAATGGAAATGCCATCCTAAATGGAGATGAAGACCTCAATGAATGCCAAAAAGATCAAGCTGAAGCAGAAGCTGATGGTGATGAAGACTATATGTTTCCAAGTCCAGAAGAAATGGAAAAGGCCAGGCCTCCAGAGGTTGGCATGGTATTTCCCACACTACAAGATGCTCATCGCTTTATCAGTGTCTATGGGCAAGTTACTGGATTCGCGGTGATTAAAGGAACGAATTACAAGCACAAGAAGATAACATTTGTGTGCAATAAAAGTAGGAAAGCAAAAGAGACTGATACAagacagaggaagaggagaagagaTGCTGTTGAGCACACTCAATGCCGCATGAAGATGACTGTGAAACTTGTTGCAGACAGATGGGAGGTTACAGCAGCTATGAATGAACATAACCACCCACTTTGGTGTTCGCCCTTGCTGACCAGATTTTTCATGAGCCACAAGGACATGTCGGAGGAAGAGAGACACTTCTCAAGAATATTGCAGGAAAGCAGGATTAAGCCGACAAAGATAATGGAAATTTTCAGGAAATTACAGGGGAGATTGAAGAATATACCTGCAAGGAAAGTGGATTCTAACAACTTGAAACAGTCTGACAGACTGATGAAGACTAGGAATACAGATATTGGAAGCACACTAGAACATGTGAGAAGATTGCAAAAGGAGCAACCTGGGTTCTACTACGCTATGAAGACTGATGAAGATAGCACTATAAGAAGTATCTTTTGGACAGATGCGCGAGCTAGACTTGATTATGCTTTATATGGAGATTTCATTCATTTTAATACGACTTGTAGAACCAATGCATACCACATGCCATTTGCCTCATTAATTGGAATTAATGGGCATGGTAAGCCAACTGTTTTCGGTTGGGCTTTGCTTGAAAATGATGAGGCAGAGACATTCTCTTGGTTATTCAGGACATTCTTGGATGTAATGGATGGCAAGAAACCAAGTATTATAATGACACATCAGGATTCAGCCATACAGAAATCAATTGCAGAGGTATTCCCCACAGTTTTTCATCGGTTCAGCATGTGGCATGTGATGAGGGAAGCTGCAGCTGAATTTGGAGGTTTTATGGTTAACAGACCTGGAATGGAAGCTGACCTGACACGTCTTGTTACAAATTCTTTAACTACTGAAGAATTTGAGAATGATTGGAAAACAATGCTTGAGAAATATGCTGCAGAACTAAACGCACACTTGAAGCACATGTATTGGACAAGGTCTATGTGGGTGCCAGTTTACTTCAAACATGTGTTTTGCCCATTTATACGTTCCTCCGGAAGTTGTGAGAACACAAATTCAATCTTCAAGGACTATGTTCTGCAAGAGGATACCATAGAAACCTTCATCAGGCAATATAACATCTTCCAAGAGTCTGTTAGCACTGATAGATTTGAGTCAACTCGGCAAAAGCCAAAATACTGTACTAGGCAACCAATAGAAAGGCATGCTGCAGAAATTTACACAATGGGGCTGTTCTTGAAATTTCAGAAAGAGCTACTTGATGCATCAGCTTTCAATGTTTTCAAAAAGGAAAGGGACAGAATTTATATGGTGAAGAGAATGCTGGACTATGAGGATTCTGAGTTTCTCCACTATACCTTCTCTGTTGAAGTTGACATGAAAAATAAGACATTTAATTGCATATGTTTGAAGTTTGAGAGAGATGGAATACTTTGTTGCCATGTTCTGAGGCTTTTCACCCAGTTTGGAATTAACGAGATCCCTGAGCACTACATCAAGCAAAGGTGGACAAAGAAGTTCAGAGAGCAGGAGTTGCAGAAACTTTGCACAGAGAAGACAGGATCAACTGCTTCACAAAATGCGAGATATGCTGTGCTTATGAACAGGACAGCAGAAATTGGTGCCACTGTAAGCAAGGATCCAAAGCAAAGTCAAGTATTCTTGGAAGAGCTCGAAAGGATTCAGCAGAAGCTGTCAAGCGGAGCTAGCTGA
- the LOC117863852 gene encoding protein FAR1-RELATED SEQUENCE 5 isoform X2, which produces MEERCAKSSPLLPAQTMTERNLKYYQEMSGTNGESGMHQGNESANRESYSLVVSARNKVREPRKEAEKESEMAMNTRKGDTDLEERYGIMLAPEHEAGEHVNLTTEDSLQSPIFLWNDTETNRRSEIQALETGDTFVQELDQENGNAILNGDEDLNECQKDQAEAEADGDEDYMFPSPEEMEKARPPEVGMVFPTLQDAHRFISVYGQVTGFAVIKGTNYKHKKITFVCNKSRKAKETDTRQRKRRRDAVEHTQCRMKMTVKLVADRWEVTAAMNEHNHPLWCSPLLTRFFMSHKDMSEEERHFSRILQESRIKPTKIMEIFRKLQGRLKNIPARKVDSNNLKQSDRLMKTRNTDIGSTLEHVRRLQKEQPGFYYAMKTDEDSTIRSIFWTDARARLDYALYGDFIHFNTTCRTNAYHMPFASLIGINGHGKPTVFGWALLENDEAETFSWLFRTFLDVMDGKKPSIIMTHQDSAIQKSIAEVFPTVFHRFSMWHVMREAAAEFGGFMVNRPGMEADLTRLVTNSLTTEEFENDWKTMLEKYAAELNAHLKHMYWTRSMWVPVYFKHVFCPFIRSSGSCENTNSIFKDYVLQEDTIETFIRQYNIFQESVSTDRFESTRQKPKYCTRQPIERHAAEIYTMGLFLKFQKELLDASAFNVFKKERDRIYMVKRMLDYEDSEFLHYTFSVEVDMKNKTFNCICLKFERDGILCCHVLRLFTQFGINEIPEHYIKQRWTKKFREQELQKLCTEKTGSTASQNARYAVLMNRTAEIGATVSKDPKQSQVFLEELERIQQKLSSGAS; this is translated from the exons atggaggAGAGATGTGCAAAATCAAGCCCCTTGCTGCCTGCTCAAACTATGACCGAGAGGAATTTGAAATATTACCAG GAAATGAGTGGTACGAATGGAGAATCGGGTATGCATCAAGGGAATGAATCAGCAAATAGAGAATCTTATAGCCTCGTGGTATCTGCTAGGAATAAG GTCCGTGAACCACGAAAGGAAGCAGAAAAGGAATCAGAAATGGCAATG AATACAAGAAAAGGGGATACAGATTTGGAAGAAAgatatggaatcatgcttgcTCCTGAACATGAGGCTGGAGAACATGTAAATCTTACAACTGAAGATAGCTTGCAG TCACCTATTTTCCTGTGGAATGATACTGAAACGAACAGGCGATCAGAAATACAGGCCCTGGAAACTGGTGACACATTTGTTCAG GAACTGGACCAAGAGAATGGAAATGCCATCCTAAATGGAGATGAAGACCTCAATGAATGCCAAAAAGATCAAGCTGAAGCAGAAGCTGATGGTGATGAAGACTATATGTTTCCAAGTCCAGAAGAAATGGAAAAGGCCAGGCCTCCAGAGGTTGGCATGGTATTTCCCACACTACAAGATGCTCATCGCTTTATCAGTGTCTATGGGCAAGTTACTGGATTCGCGGTGATTAAAGGAACGAATTACAAGCACAAGAAGATAACATTTGTGTGCAATAAAAGTAGGAAAGCAAAAGAGACTGATACAagacagaggaagaggagaagagaTGCTGTTGAGCACACTCAATGCCGCATGAAGATGACTGTGAAACTTGTTGCAGACAGATGGGAGGTTACAGCAGCTATGAATGAACATAACCACCCACTTTGGTGTTCGCCCTTGCTGACCAGATTTTTCATGAGCCACAAGGACATGTCGGAGGAAGAGAGACACTTCTCAAGAATATTGCAGGAAAGCAGGATTAAGCCGACAAAGATAATGGAAATTTTCAGGAAATTACAGGGGAGATTGAAGAATATACCTGCAAGGAAAGTGGATTCTAACAACTTGAAACAGTCTGACAGACTGATGAAGACTAGGAATACAGATATTGGAAGCACACTAGAACATGTGAGAAGATTGCAAAAGGAGCAACCTGGGTTCTACTACGCTATGAAGACTGATGAAGATAGCACTATAAGAAGTATCTTTTGGACAGATGCGCGAGCTAGACTTGATTATGCTTTATATGGAGATTTCATTCATTTTAATACGACTTGTAGAACCAATGCATACCACATGCCATTTGCCTCATTAATTGGAATTAATGGGCATGGTAAGCCAACTGTTTTCGGTTGGGCTTTGCTTGAAAATGATGAGGCAGAGACATTCTCTTGGTTATTCAGGACATTCTTGGATGTAATGGATGGCAAGAAACCAAGTATTATAATGACACATCAGGATTCAGCCATACAGAAATCAATTGCAGAGGTATTCCCCACAGTTTTTCATCGGTTCAGCATGTGGCATGTGATGAGGGAAGCTGCAGCTGAATTTGGAGGTTTTATGGTTAACAGACCTGGAATGGAAGCTGACCTGACACGTCTTGTTACAAATTCTTTAACTACTGAAGAATTTGAGAATGATTGGAAAACAATGCTTGAGAAATATGCTGCAGAACTAAACGCACACTTGAAGCACATGTATTGGACAAGGTCTATGTGGGTGCCAGTTTACTTCAAACATGTGTTTTGCCCATTTATACGTTCCTCCGGAAGTTGTGAGAACACAAATTCAATCTTCAAGGACTATGTTCTGCAAGAGGATACCATAGAAACCTTCATCAGGCAATATAACATCTTCCAAGAGTCTGTTAGCACTGATAGATTTGAGTCAACTCGGCAAAAGCCAAAATACTGTACTAGGCAACCAATAGAAAGGCATGCTGCAGAAATTTACACAATGGGGCTGTTCTTGAAATTTCAGAAAGAGCTACTTGATGCATCAGCTTTCAATGTTTTCAAAAAGGAAAGGGACAGAATTTATATGGTGAAGAGAATGCTGGACTATGAGGATTCTGAGTTTCTCCACTATACCTTCTCTGTTGAAGTTGACATGAAAAATAAGACATTTAATTGCATATGTTTGAAGTTTGAGAGAGATGGAATACTTTGTTGCCATGTTCTGAGGCTTTTCACCCAGTTTGGAATTAACGAGATCCCTGAGCACTACATCAAGCAAAGGTGGACAAAGAAGTTCAGAGAGCAGGAGTTGCAGAAACTTTGCACAGAGAAGACAGGATCAACTGCTTCACAAAATGCGAGATATGCTGTGCTTATGAACAGGACAGCAGAAATTGGTGCCACTGTAAGCAAGGATCCAAAGCAAAGTCAAGTATTCTTGGAAGAGCTCGAAAGGATTCAGCAGAAGCTGTCAAGCGGAGCTAGCTGA
- the LOC117863852 gene encoding protein FAR1-RELATED SEQUENCE 5 isoform X4, with amino-acid sequence MTNTRKGDTDLEERYGIMLAPEHEAGEHVNLTTEDSLQSPIFLWNDTETNRRSEIQALETGDTFVQELDQENGNAILNGDEDLNECQKDQAEAEADGDEDYMFPSPEEMEKARPPEVGMVFPTLQDAHRFISVYGQVTGFAVIKGTNYKHKKITFVCNKSRKAKETDTRQRKRRRDAVEHTQCRMKMTVKLVADRWEVTAAMNEHNHPLWCSPLLTRFFMSHKDMSEEERHFSRILQESRIKPTKIMEIFRKLQGRLKNIPARKVDSNNLKQSDRLMKTRNTDIGSTLEHVRRLQKEQPGFYYAMKTDEDSTIRSIFWTDARARLDYALYGDFIHFNTTCRTNAYHMPFASLIGINGHGKPTVFGWALLENDEAETFSWLFRTFLDVMDGKKPSIIMTHQDSAIQKSIAEVFPTVFHRFSMWHVMREAAAEFGGFMVNRPGMEADLTRLVTNSLTTEEFENDWKTMLEKYAAELNAHLKHMYWTRSMWVPVYFKHVFCPFIRSSGSCENTNSIFKDYVLQEDTIETFIRQYNIFQESVSTDRFESTRQKPKYCTRQPIERHAAEIYTMGLFLKFQKELLDASAFNVFKKERDRIYMVKRMLDYEDSEFLHYTFSVEVDMKNKTFNCICLKFERDGILCCHVLRLFTQFGINEIPEHYIKQRWTKKFREQELQKLCTEKTGSTASQNARYAVLMNRTAEIGATVSKDPKQSQVFLEELERIQQKLSSGAS; translated from the exons ATGACA AATACAAGAAAAGGGGATACAGATTTGGAAGAAAgatatggaatcatgcttgcTCCTGAACATGAGGCTGGAGAACATGTAAATCTTACAACTGAAGATAGCTTGCAG TCACCTATTTTCCTGTGGAATGATACTGAAACGAACAGGCGATCAGAAATACAGGCCCTGGAAACTGGTGACACATTTGTTCAG GAACTGGACCAAGAGAATGGAAATGCCATCCTAAATGGAGATGAAGACCTCAATGAATGCCAAAAAGATCAAGCTGAAGCAGAAGCTGATGGTGATGAAGACTATATGTTTCCAAGTCCAGAAGAAATGGAAAAGGCCAGGCCTCCAGAGGTTGGCATGGTATTTCCCACACTACAAGATGCTCATCGCTTTATCAGTGTCTATGGGCAAGTTACTGGATTCGCGGTGATTAAAGGAACGAATTACAAGCACAAGAAGATAACATTTGTGTGCAATAAAAGTAGGAAAGCAAAAGAGACTGATACAagacagaggaagaggagaagagaTGCTGTTGAGCACACTCAATGCCGCATGAAGATGACTGTGAAACTTGTTGCAGACAGATGGGAGGTTACAGCAGCTATGAATGAACATAACCACCCACTTTGGTGTTCGCCCTTGCTGACCAGATTTTTCATGAGCCACAAGGACATGTCGGAGGAAGAGAGACACTTCTCAAGAATATTGCAGGAAAGCAGGATTAAGCCGACAAAGATAATGGAAATTTTCAGGAAATTACAGGGGAGATTGAAGAATATACCTGCAAGGAAAGTGGATTCTAACAACTTGAAACAGTCTGACAGACTGATGAAGACTAGGAATACAGATATTGGAAGCACACTAGAACATGTGAGAAGATTGCAAAAGGAGCAACCTGGGTTCTACTACGCTATGAAGACTGATGAAGATAGCACTATAAGAAGTATCTTTTGGACAGATGCGCGAGCTAGACTTGATTATGCTTTATATGGAGATTTCATTCATTTTAATACGACTTGTAGAACCAATGCATACCACATGCCATTTGCCTCATTAATTGGAATTAATGGGCATGGTAAGCCAACTGTTTTCGGTTGGGCTTTGCTTGAAAATGATGAGGCAGAGACATTCTCTTGGTTATTCAGGACATTCTTGGATGTAATGGATGGCAAGAAACCAAGTATTATAATGACACATCAGGATTCAGCCATACAGAAATCAATTGCAGAGGTATTCCCCACAGTTTTTCATCGGTTCAGCATGTGGCATGTGATGAGGGAAGCTGCAGCTGAATTTGGAGGTTTTATGGTTAACAGACCTGGAATGGAAGCTGACCTGACACGTCTTGTTACAAATTCTTTAACTACTGAAGAATTTGAGAATGATTGGAAAACAATGCTTGAGAAATATGCTGCAGAACTAAACGCACACTTGAAGCACATGTATTGGACAAGGTCTATGTGGGTGCCAGTTTACTTCAAACATGTGTTTTGCCCATTTATACGTTCCTCCGGAAGTTGTGAGAACACAAATTCAATCTTCAAGGACTATGTTCTGCAAGAGGATACCATAGAAACCTTCATCAGGCAATATAACATCTTCCAAGAGTCTGTTAGCACTGATAGATTTGAGTCAACTCGGCAAAAGCCAAAATACTGTACTAGGCAACCAATAGAAAGGCATGCTGCAGAAATTTACACAATGGGGCTGTTCTTGAAATTTCAGAAAGAGCTACTTGATGCATCAGCTTTCAATGTTTTCAAAAAGGAAAGGGACAGAATTTATATGGTGAAGAGAATGCTGGACTATGAGGATTCTGAGTTTCTCCACTATACCTTCTCTGTTGAAGTTGACATGAAAAATAAGACATTTAATTGCATATGTTTGAAGTTTGAGAGAGATGGAATACTTTGTTGCCATGTTCTGAGGCTTTTCACCCAGTTTGGAATTAACGAGATCCCTGAGCACTACATCAAGCAAAGGTGGACAAAGAAGTTCAGAGAGCAGGAGTTGCAGAAACTTTGCACAGAGAAGACAGGATCAACTGCTTCACAAAATGCGAGATATGCTGTGCTTATGAACAGGACAGCAGAAATTGGTGCCACTGTAAGCAAGGATCCAAAGCAAAGTCAAGTATTCTTGGAAGAGCTCGAAAGGATTCAGCAGAAGCTGTCAAGCGGAGCTAGCTGA
- the LOC117863852 gene encoding protein FAR1-RELATED SEQUENCE 5 isoform X3: MTNTRKGDTDLEERYGIMLAPEHEAGEHVNLTTEDSLQQSPIFLWNDTETNRRSEIQALETGDTFVQELDQENGNAILNGDEDLNECQKDQAEAEADGDEDYMFPSPEEMEKARPPEVGMVFPTLQDAHRFISVYGQVTGFAVIKGTNYKHKKITFVCNKSRKAKETDTRQRKRRRDAVEHTQCRMKMTVKLVADRWEVTAAMNEHNHPLWCSPLLTRFFMSHKDMSEEERHFSRILQESRIKPTKIMEIFRKLQGRLKNIPARKVDSNNLKQSDRLMKTRNTDIGSTLEHVRRLQKEQPGFYYAMKTDEDSTIRSIFWTDARARLDYALYGDFIHFNTTCRTNAYHMPFASLIGINGHGKPTVFGWALLENDEAETFSWLFRTFLDVMDGKKPSIIMTHQDSAIQKSIAEVFPTVFHRFSMWHVMREAAAEFGGFMVNRPGMEADLTRLVTNSLTTEEFENDWKTMLEKYAAELNAHLKHMYWTRSMWVPVYFKHVFCPFIRSSGSCENTNSIFKDYVLQEDTIETFIRQYNIFQESVSTDRFESTRQKPKYCTRQPIERHAAEIYTMGLFLKFQKELLDASAFNVFKKERDRIYMVKRMLDYEDSEFLHYTFSVEVDMKNKTFNCICLKFERDGILCCHVLRLFTQFGINEIPEHYIKQRWTKKFREQELQKLCTEKTGSTASQNARYAVLMNRTAEIGATVSKDPKQSQVFLEELERIQQKLSSGAS; the protein is encoded by the exons ATGACA AATACAAGAAAAGGGGATACAGATTTGGAAGAAAgatatggaatcatgcttgcTCCTGAACATGAGGCTGGAGAACATGTAAATCTTACAACTGAAGATAGCTTGCAG CAGTCACCTATTTTCCTGTGGAATGATACTGAAACGAACAGGCGATCAGAAATACAGGCCCTGGAAACTGGTGACACATTTGTTCAG GAACTGGACCAAGAGAATGGAAATGCCATCCTAAATGGAGATGAAGACCTCAATGAATGCCAAAAAGATCAAGCTGAAGCAGAAGCTGATGGTGATGAAGACTATATGTTTCCAAGTCCAGAAGAAATGGAAAAGGCCAGGCCTCCAGAGGTTGGCATGGTATTTCCCACACTACAAGATGCTCATCGCTTTATCAGTGTCTATGGGCAAGTTACTGGATTCGCGGTGATTAAAGGAACGAATTACAAGCACAAGAAGATAACATTTGTGTGCAATAAAAGTAGGAAAGCAAAAGAGACTGATACAagacagaggaagaggagaagagaTGCTGTTGAGCACACTCAATGCCGCATGAAGATGACTGTGAAACTTGTTGCAGACAGATGGGAGGTTACAGCAGCTATGAATGAACATAACCACCCACTTTGGTGTTCGCCCTTGCTGACCAGATTTTTCATGAGCCACAAGGACATGTCGGAGGAAGAGAGACACTTCTCAAGAATATTGCAGGAAAGCAGGATTAAGCCGACAAAGATAATGGAAATTTTCAGGAAATTACAGGGGAGATTGAAGAATATACCTGCAAGGAAAGTGGATTCTAACAACTTGAAACAGTCTGACAGACTGATGAAGACTAGGAATACAGATATTGGAAGCACACTAGAACATGTGAGAAGATTGCAAAAGGAGCAACCTGGGTTCTACTACGCTATGAAGACTGATGAAGATAGCACTATAAGAAGTATCTTTTGGACAGATGCGCGAGCTAGACTTGATTATGCTTTATATGGAGATTTCATTCATTTTAATACGACTTGTAGAACCAATGCATACCACATGCCATTTGCCTCATTAATTGGAATTAATGGGCATGGTAAGCCAACTGTTTTCGGTTGGGCTTTGCTTGAAAATGATGAGGCAGAGACATTCTCTTGGTTATTCAGGACATTCTTGGATGTAATGGATGGCAAGAAACCAAGTATTATAATGACACATCAGGATTCAGCCATACAGAAATCAATTGCAGAGGTATTCCCCACAGTTTTTCATCGGTTCAGCATGTGGCATGTGATGAGGGAAGCTGCAGCTGAATTTGGAGGTTTTATGGTTAACAGACCTGGAATGGAAGCTGACCTGACACGTCTTGTTACAAATTCTTTAACTACTGAAGAATTTGAGAATGATTGGAAAACAATGCTTGAGAAATATGCTGCAGAACTAAACGCACACTTGAAGCACATGTATTGGACAAGGTCTATGTGGGTGCCAGTTTACTTCAAACATGTGTTTTGCCCATTTATACGTTCCTCCGGAAGTTGTGAGAACACAAATTCAATCTTCAAGGACTATGTTCTGCAAGAGGATACCATAGAAACCTTCATCAGGCAATATAACATCTTCCAAGAGTCTGTTAGCACTGATAGATTTGAGTCAACTCGGCAAAAGCCAAAATACTGTACTAGGCAACCAATAGAAAGGCATGCTGCAGAAATTTACACAATGGGGCTGTTCTTGAAATTTCAGAAAGAGCTACTTGATGCATCAGCTTTCAATGTTTTCAAAAAGGAAAGGGACAGAATTTATATGGTGAAGAGAATGCTGGACTATGAGGATTCTGAGTTTCTCCACTATACCTTCTCTGTTGAAGTTGACATGAAAAATAAGACATTTAATTGCATATGTTTGAAGTTTGAGAGAGATGGAATACTTTGTTGCCATGTTCTGAGGCTTTTCACCCAGTTTGGAATTAACGAGATCCCTGAGCACTACATCAAGCAAAGGTGGACAAAGAAGTTCAGAGAGCAGGAGTTGCAGAAACTTTGCACAGAGAAGACAGGATCAACTGCTTCACAAAATGCGAGATATGCTGTGCTTATGAACAGGACAGCAGAAATTGGTGCCACTGTAAGCAAGGATCCAAAGCAAAGTCAAGTATTCTTGGAAGAGCTCGAAAGGATTCAGCAGAAGCTGTCAAGCGGAGCTAGCTGA